In a single window of the Tellurirhabdus bombi genome:
- a CDS encoding DsbA family oxidoreductase encodes MKVEIWSDIMCPFCYIGKRKFEAALADFDHSDKIEIVWKSFQLNPDMETDPSKNINQYLAEAKGWSLDHAKQMNAHVTGMAKEVGLQYDFDKAVLANSFDAHRLIQLAKKHGKGDAIEERLFKAYFTEGENTADHQTLQRLGAEIGLDADEISQVLSSDQYAEAVDRDIYEARQVGVRGVPFFVFNQKYAVSGAQGSEVFLGALNKSFGEWEEPKLTVIEGPACTPDGDCA; translated from the coding sequence ATGAAAGTAGAAATCTGGTCCGATATTATGTGTCCGTTTTGTTACATCGGAAAACGGAAGTTCGAAGCCGCTCTGGCTGATTTTGACCACAGTGATAAAATTGAAATAGTCTGGAAAAGTTTTCAGCTCAACCCCGATATGGAAACTGATCCGAGCAAGAACATCAACCAGTATTTGGCGGAAGCCAAAGGCTGGTCACTGGATCATGCCAAGCAAATGAACGCCCATGTTACGGGCATGGCCAAAGAAGTCGGGTTGCAATACGATTTCGACAAAGCAGTCCTGGCTAATTCATTTGATGCGCACCGGTTGATTCAGTTAGCGAAAAAACACGGTAAGGGCGATGCCATAGAAGAGCGCTTGTTCAAGGCTTATTTCACCGAAGGCGAAAACACGGCTGACCACCAAACGCTGCAACGACTAGGCGCTGAAATAGGTCTGGATGCCGATGAGATTAGCCAGGTTTTAAGCAGTGATCAATACGCGGAAGCAGTCGATCGGGATATTTATGAAGCCCGGCAGGTAGGTGTGCGAGGCGTTCCGTTTTTCGTTTTTAATCAGAAATATGCCGTTTCGGGTGCTCAGGGCAGCGAGGTTTTCCTGGGTGCATTAAACAAATCATTTGGCGAATGGGAGGAGCCCAAACTGACGGTTATTGAAGGGCCTGCCTGCACTCCCGATGGTGATTGTGCCTAA
- a CDS encoding ABC transporter substrate-binding protein, whose protein sequence is MKKLLLVISIINLLLFCSTVAVEAQSDAAERRYRAGIQLIREGNYEKAKQELAPLTERSGGGVVPYAYFYHALADFKLKNYTGTQLVIRQLLERFPDWEKRNDAYYLQAASYLERKEYDKGLESLSQIIEASASLKADIAKLESFHFSQITDVRYLKSLQRDFPNNRGLALALIDQIQKTSSDKADLELSDRLTNRFGIPAATVVRKTVIVEPDAPRDAANLPTERNRNRGYFNIGILFPFRVNELASTERARTNQYALDLYNGMKLAKTKLQSEGITVNLFAYDVDNDTTKMNEILNNPSFIQNDLLFGPLYAEPNRLATEFATQNRMVLVNPISTSGELIANQPMAFLAQPSLNQQALQTLNFAQSLGTGKKAAVYYGNNRKDSTLAATYLVELKRAGFQLIEAKKLVADTEIIKLTEINTPGHVFLACSNEAIGPKLLKTLSARKVAAPVIATASAFDFNKAPLSTFTRSELYLVSPDFVDNQRSEVEAFNNEYLEQRNLIPSVYAYQGYDMVLFFGRMMARNRGQLPGRSQLKSDGQTDYLISGFNYTTSNENQVVPIVKFEEGRFVIVNK, encoded by the coding sequence ATGAAGAAGCTATTGTTGGTTATTAGCATCATAAATCTGTTGCTCTTCTGCTCAACCGTTGCCGTAGAGGCACAGTCTGATGCAGCCGAGCGCCGTTATCGTGCCGGTATCCAGTTAATTCGGGAAGGTAATTACGAAAAAGCCAAGCAGGAGCTGGCACCTTTAACCGAGCGATCAGGCGGCGGGGTAGTGCCGTATGCGTATTTCTACCACGCACTAGCCGATTTCAAATTGAAGAATTATACCGGGACTCAACTCGTTATTCGGCAGCTTTTGGAGCGTTTTCCAGACTGGGAAAAAAGAAACGATGCTTATTATTTGCAGGCAGCTTCTTACCTGGAACGAAAAGAATATGACAAAGGCCTGGAAAGCCTATCGCAAATTATAGAAGCATCCGCCTCCCTGAAGGCGGATATTGCTAAATTGGAATCGTTTCATTTCAGCCAGATTACCGACGTAAGATACCTGAAAAGCCTTCAGCGAGATTTCCCCAACAACCGGGGTTTAGCCCTGGCCCTCATTGACCAAATCCAGAAAACATCCTCCGACAAAGCCGATCTGGAATTGTCGGACCGGCTAACCAATCGGTTTGGTATTCCAGCAGCTACCGTCGTTCGCAAGACCGTTATCGTAGAGCCTGACGCTCCTCGGGATGCCGCGAATTTGCCGACGGAGCGGAATCGGAATCGGGGTTATTTTAATATAGGTATCTTATTTCCTTTTCGGGTCAATGAACTGGCTTCAACGGAGCGGGCACGTACCAATCAGTATGCGCTGGATCTGTACAATGGCATGAAGCTGGCGAAAACGAAATTGCAAAGTGAAGGGATTACCGTGAATTTGTTTGCTTACGATGTCGATAACGACACGACGAAAATGAACGAAATTCTCAATAATCCGTCATTCATTCAAAATGACCTTTTGTTTGGACCTTTGTACGCTGAACCAAATCGGCTTGCTACAGAATTTGCGACGCAAAACAGAATGGTTCTGGTGAATCCAATCTCAACCAGCGGGGAGTTGATTGCCAATCAACCAATGGCTTTCCTGGCCCAGCCGTCCCTAAACCAGCAGGCCCTGCAAACCTTAAATTTTGCCCAAAGTTTAGGAACCGGCAAAAAAGCAGCAGTCTACTACGGAAATAATCGCAAGGATTCTACGTTGGCTGCTACCTATCTAGTAGAACTAAAACGCGCTGGTTTCCAGCTTATTGAAGCTAAAAAATTAGTGGCTGATACGGAAATAATTAAGCTTACCGAAATCAATACGCCGGGTCACGTTTTTCTAGCGTGTAGTAACGAAGCGATTGGCCCGAAGCTTTTGAAAACACTTTCTGCTCGCAAGGTCGCCGCACCTGTTATTGCGACGGCGAGTGCCTTTGATTTTAATAAAGCCCCATTGTCAACCTTTACCCGAAGTGAATTATATTTAGTCTCTCCAGACTTTGTGGACAATCAACGTTCTGAAGTAGAAGCGTTTAACAATGAGTATCTGGAACAGCGTAATCTTATTCCATCGGTTTACGCCTACCAGGGCTACGACATGGTACTTTTCTTTGGTCGGATGATGGCGCGCAATCGGGGGCAGCTTCCAGGTCGGTCTCAGCTAAAATCGGACGGCCAGACAGATTACCTGATTTCGGGCTTTAACTATACTACTTCCAACGAAAACCAAGTAGTCCCAATCGTTAAATTCGAGGAAGGGCGTTTTGTTATTGTCAATAAGTGA
- the truB gene encoding tRNA pseudouridine(55) synthase TruB, with protein MSTTTNQKTPDANPVPDEGRVLLIDKPLEWTSFDAVNKLRYACKFKKIGHAGTLDPLATGLLILCTGKKTKQIDQYQAQEKEYTGTLVLGKTTPSVDLETDFDAEFDVSSITPEQVQEAAQQLTGEIQQIPPIYSAVKVGGERLYEKARRGETADIKSRTVTVSLFEVDTTRFPEVDFRIICTKGTYIRSLVRDLGLSLQNGAYLKALRRTRIGEFRVEDADTIENFIAKFRGSVLS; from the coding sequence GTGAGTACAACAACCAATCAAAAAACTCCCGACGCAAATCCCGTCCCTGATGAAGGCCGGGTTCTGTTGATCGACAAGCCCCTTGAATGGACATCGTTCGATGCGGTCAACAAATTGCGTTATGCCTGTAAATTCAAGAAAATCGGTCACGCCGGGACGCTTGACCCCCTGGCAACCGGACTGCTTATCCTTTGCACCGGTAAAAAAACCAAACAAATAGACCAGTATCAGGCTCAGGAAAAAGAATATACGGGCACACTGGTGCTGGGAAAAACCACTCCTTCCGTTGATCTGGAAACTGATTTTGATGCCGAATTTGACGTATCATCCATCACCCCGGAACAAGTGCAGGAAGCGGCTCAGCAATTAACGGGCGAAATTCAGCAGATTCCTCCTATCTATTCAGCCGTCAAGGTTGGCGGTGAACGCCTGTACGAGAAGGCACGCCGGGGCGAAACGGCCGACATCAAATCCCGCACCGTTACGGTTTCGCTTTTTGAGGTAGATACCACCCGTTTTCCGGAAGTCGATTTCCGCATCATCTGTACCAAAGGCACTTATATTCGCAGTCTGGTTCGTGATTTAGGTTTGTCGCTTCAAAACGGTGCTTACCTAAAGGCGCTGCGCCGTACCCGAATTGGCGAATTTCGGGTAGAAGATGCCGACACCATCGAAAATTTTATTGCGAAGTTTAGAGGATCCGTACTTTCATGA
- the pheA gene encoding prephenate dehydratase has product MTLESLRNQIDALDNQLLDLLNQRMELVRHVGEVKKSSNAIIYRPEREKQILDRLHQQNKGLLTPAAIDAIFLEVFAVSRNLEMPERIAYLGPEGSFTHQAAESRFGAMSEYMVLPTIRSVFESVETGRARFGVVPIENNQEGVVNETIDLLYEKDLLIAAEAQIPVHFTFASQTETLSEITHIYSKDIAFGQCSKFLREYFEGLPAELVPVESTSKAAKLAAQQPKAAAICSHIASKLFGVPVLFDNIEDTDLNRTRFLILAKDFKNQKSGNDKTTIVARLQNTNKPGVLAAFLQEFDARNINLTKIESRPLRDGATFKYWFLIEFEGHANDQPVQDILQRYASDVKCLGSYVRALS; this is encoded by the coding sequence ATGACCCTCGAATCCCTCCGTAATCAGATCGATGCCCTTGACAATCAACTGCTGGACTTATTAAATCAGCGGATGGAACTAGTACGGCACGTCGGCGAAGTCAAAAAATCCAGTAATGCCATTATTTACCGCCCGGAGCGGGAAAAGCAAATTCTGGATCGGCTTCACCAGCAAAACAAAGGCTTGCTGACTCCGGCGGCCATTGATGCCATCTTTCTGGAAGTGTTTGCCGTTTCCCGGAACCTGGAAATGCCCGAACGCATCGCTTATCTGGGGCCGGAGGGAAGTTTTACACACCAAGCTGCGGAAAGTCGTTTCGGAGCCATGAGCGAATACATGGTGCTGCCAACCATTCGGTCGGTATTTGAAAGTGTTGAGACAGGGCGGGCGCGGTTTGGCGTAGTCCCCATCGAGAACAACCAGGAAGGCGTGGTGAATGAAACCATTGATCTGCTCTACGAAAAAGACTTACTGATTGCTGCCGAGGCCCAGATTCCGGTTCACTTTACGTTTGCTTCCCAAACCGAAACCCTGAGCGAAATCACGCATATTTACTCCAAAGACATTGCCTTTGGCCAGTGTAGCAAATTTTTGCGGGAGTATTTTGAGGGCTTACCGGCTGAACTCGTACCCGTTGAATCGACCTCAAAAGCGGCTAAATTAGCCGCTCAGCAACCCAAAGCGGCCGCCATCTGCTCGCATATTGCGTCCAAGCTATTCGGCGTTCCTGTTTTGTTTGATAATATTGAAGATACAGACCTAAACCGGACCCGCTTTCTCATTCTGGCAAAAGACTTTAAAAACCAGAAAAGCGGCAATGACAAAACGACCATCGTAGCCCGGCTGCAAAACACAAACAAGCCAGGAGTACTGGCTGCCTTTTTGCAGGAATTTGACGCTCGAAACATTAACCTGACGAAAATCGAAAGTCGGCCTTTGCGGGATGGAGCGACGTTCAAATATTGGTTTTTGATTGAATTTGAAGGGCACGCCAATGACCAGCCTGTGCAGGACATTTTGCAGCGGTATGCTTCCGACGTGAAATGCCTGGGAAGCTACGTTCGGGCGCTGTCCTGA
- a CDS encoding Gfo/Idh/MocA family protein has product MHTFHINRRHFLQGATASLALTAFGAHGMDIINPTKTLRVGLIGTGWYGKSDLFRLIQVAPVEVVALCDVDKNMLNEAGKLVSQRQKSGKTPRLYGDYRKMLADSNLDIVLIGTPDHWHALQTIDALKAGAHVYVQKPISVDVMEGEAMVAAARKYKRVVQVGTQRKSTPHLIDAKKNIVDAGLLGKVSHVEMCCYYHMRNNGNPPVVPVPDFLDYEMWTGPAPLRPYDGLPHVRWWRTFMEYGNGIMGDMCIHMFDTVRWMLKLGWPKRISSTGGIYVQKEGKSNISDTQSAIFEYDGLNCVWQHRSWGTPANPEYPWSFTLYGEKGTLFGSTMSYDFVPQGKGEKIHKDVVYEKEKYPEDLKEDRIELNAAPATRLHMLDFLAAIEGGTKPIADIEEGHISTASCILANLSMQTGRPIVYDPGKREIVGDREANGLLQRPYQQPWTHSDPKRV; this is encoded by the coding sequence ATGCATACGTTTCACATCAATCGCCGCCATTTTTTGCAAGGTGCCACTGCTTCGCTCGCCCTTACCGCATTCGGAGCCCATGGAATGGATATTATTAATCCAACAAAAACGCTCCGGGTGGGATTGATTGGAACCGGATGGTACGGAAAAAGTGACTTGTTTCGCCTGATTCAGGTGGCGCCCGTCGAGGTGGTAGCCCTCTGCGATGTCGATAAAAACATGCTGAATGAAGCCGGAAAACTGGTCAGCCAACGGCAGAAATCGGGCAAGACGCCGCGTCTGTACGGCGATTACCGCAAAATGCTGGCCGACAGTAACCTGGATATTGTTTTGATTGGTACGCCGGACCACTGGCACGCCTTGCAAACCATCGACGCGCTGAAAGCTGGCGCCCACGTTTACGTGCAAAAACCCATTAGTGTGGATGTGATGGAAGGGGAGGCGATGGTGGCCGCCGCGCGAAAATACAAGCGAGTGGTTCAGGTCGGGACGCAGCGTAAAAGCACGCCCCACCTGATCGATGCGAAAAAGAACATTGTGGATGCAGGTTTGCTCGGCAAGGTGTCGCACGTAGAGATGTGCTGTTATTACCACATGCGGAATAACGGAAATCCGCCGGTGGTGCCGGTCCCTGATTTTCTGGATTATGAAATGTGGACGGGGCCCGCTCCCTTGCGCCCGTATGATGGGCTGCCACACGTGCGTTGGTGGCGGACGTTCATGGAGTACGGCAACGGCATCATGGGCGATATGTGCATTCACATGTTTGATACGGTGCGCTGGATGCTAAAACTAGGCTGGCCGAAACGCATAAGTTCAACGGGCGGTATTTATGTCCAGAAAGAAGGAAAGTCTAATATTTCGGATACCCAGTCGGCCATTTTTGAATACGACGGCTTAAACTGCGTGTGGCAGCACCGGAGTTGGGGAACTCCTGCCAACCCGGAATACCCCTGGTCGTTCACCTTGTACGGCGAGAAAGGTACGTTATTTGGGAGCACCATGTCCTACGATTTTGTTCCGCAGGGCAAAGGCGAGAAAATTCACAAAGACGTGGTGTATGAGAAGGAAAAGTACCCAGAAGACTTGAAAGAAGACAGAATTGAGTTGAACGCCGCACCGGCCACTCGGTTGCACATGCTCGATTTTCTGGCAGCTATCGAAGGAGGTACAAAACCCATCGCCGATATTGAAGAAGGCCATATTTCGACGGCAAGTTGCATCTTGGCTAACTTATCGATGCAGACAGGTCGCCCGATTGTGTATGACCCTGGAAAACGGGAAATTGTTGGCGACCGGGAGGCAAATGGGTTGCTTCAGCGCCCTTACCAACAGCCCTGGACTCATTCCGACCCAAAGCGCGTATAG
- a CDS encoding CTP synthase yields MAISGQKTAKYIFVTGGVTSSLGKGIIASSLAKLLQSRGLSVTIQKFDPYINIDPGTLNPYEHGECYVTDDGAETDLDLGHYERFLNIRTSRANNITTGRIYNNVITRERKGDFLGRTVQVVPHITDEIKRNIRLLGETGEYDIIITEIGGCVGDIESLPFVEAVRQLKFELGEKDTLVIHLTLIPYLQSAGELKTKPTQHSVRMLLENGIQPDIIVCRTEHPLPPDIRRKVALFCNVQPSSVIEAIDAETIYDVPLLMKKEKLDQRALYMLDLYNDQDAELDSWKDFLGRLKNPSDSVTIGLVGKYVELRDAYKSIAEAFIHSGAQNECKVNIEWIQSETLANPDHCHERLRDLDGILVAPGFGERGIEGKINTIRYARENGVPFFGICLGMQCAVIEFARNVLNLPESHSSEMNPESPNRVIDMMESQKQVKNLGGTMRLGAYPCKIKKDSQAYKVYGKTQISERHRHRYEFNSEYQDQFEKAGMIATGINPDTGLVEIVELKNHPWFVGVQFHPELKSTVMNPHPLFVHFVRASLEYSQQKRLVDSPVNVG; encoded by the coding sequence ATGGCTATATCCGGTCAGAAAACCGCTAAGTACATCTTTGTTACGGGCGGTGTGACATCTTCATTAGGCAAGGGCATTATTGCTTCTTCGCTGGCTAAATTGCTTCAGTCTCGTGGCCTTTCGGTTACGATTCAAAAATTTGATCCATACATTAATATTGATCCCGGAACGCTCAATCCGTACGAGCACGGAGAATGCTATGTTACCGATGATGGGGCGGAAACCGACCTTGACCTCGGCCACTACGAGCGCTTTCTGAACATTCGTACGTCACGGGCTAACAACATCACCACCGGGCGAATTTACAACAACGTAATCACCCGCGAGCGCAAAGGCGACTTCCTGGGACGGACGGTGCAGGTGGTACCGCACATTACCGATGAAATCAAGCGTAATATTCGTTTGCTCGGCGAAACCGGCGAGTACGATATTATCATCACCGAAATCGGTGGTTGTGTGGGCGATATCGAGTCGTTGCCCTTCGTGGAGGCGGTTCGCCAGTTAAAGTTTGAACTGGGCGAAAAAGATACGCTGGTTATTCACCTGACGCTGATTCCTTACCTGCAATCGGCGGGAGAGTTGAAAACCAAGCCGACGCAGCACTCAGTTCGGATGTTGCTGGAAAATGGAATTCAGCCGGACATTATCGTGTGCCGGACCGAGCATCCTTTGCCCCCAGATATTCGCCGTAAAGTGGCGTTATTCTGTAATGTTCAGCCAAGCTCGGTAATTGAGGCCATTGATGCCGAAACAATCTATGACGTGCCGCTGCTGATGAAAAAGGAAAAGCTCGATCAGCGCGCGCTTTACATGCTTGATTTGTACAACGATCAGGATGCTGAACTGGATTCCTGGAAGGATTTTCTGGGTCGGTTGAAAAACCCCAGCGATTCGGTCACCATCGGTTTGGTGGGAAAATACGTTGAACTGCGGGATGCCTACAAGTCAATTGCAGAAGCATTTATTCATTCAGGAGCGCAGAACGAATGTAAAGTGAACATTGAATGGATTCAGTCGGAAACACTGGCGAACCCAGATCACTGTCACGAGCGTCTGCGGGATCTGGACGGCATTCTGGTGGCTCCCGGCTTTGGCGAGCGCGGAATCGAAGGCAAAATTAATACCATTCGTTATGCCCGCGAAAATGGCGTTCCCTTCTTTGGAATCTGCCTGGGGATGCAGTGCGCCGTTATTGAGTTTGCCCGCAACGTGTTGAACCTGCCGGAATCCCACTCCTCAGAAATGAACCCCGAATCTCCAAATCGGGTTATCGACATGATGGAGAGCCAGAAACAGGTGAAAAACCTGGGAGGTACAATGCGTCTGGGCGCTTATCCCTGCAAGATCAAGAAAGATTCGCAGGCGTATAAGGTATACGGAAAAACCCAGATCAGCGAGCGTCACCGCCATCGTTACGAATTTAACAGTGAGTATCAGGATCAGTTTGAAAAAGCAGGCATGATCGCTACGGGAATTAATCCCGATACAGGCCTGGTCGAAATTGTTGAGCTAAAAAACCATCCCTGGTTCGTCGGCGTTCAGTTTCACCCTGAGCTGAAAAGTACCGTGATGAATCCGCATCCGCTGTTTGTGCATTTTGTTCGGGCATCCCTGGAGTATTCTCAACAGAAACGCCTTGTGGATAGTCCGGTGAATGTTGGTTAA
- the yidC gene encoding membrane protein insertase YidC → MDRNQVIGIVLILVMLLGYQLLVPKPQPEKEPEKKSMQSQPSKAAVQQAEKALDSTTAKALYGDFASAAIGQSQNLVVENADIRLTFSTKGGQVTSALLKKYKTYDGKPLVLFDEKSSSMVLELPTRRGIVNLSNLFFSTDTPAQTMVQGNAQKVTFRLALAGNQTIEQTYTIPAEGYAVEYDLKLSNLDGTVTNDNVRFAWQDKMRQLENDLNENRKEATIHYLTADENFEELPKDATGNREQVVEEPVQWYSIKHKYFLASFIAKNSAFPTATFKTLVDPTDSSVVKTAIANITLPMTDIKGGKGAYRFFFGPNDYQLLSDVAPEFDRNVYLGYAFLKPINKYFFVPVFNLLETFISNYGVLIIVLVLFVKLLLTPLTYRSYMSMAKMRLLAPEMAEIKEKVGDDMAKMQSEQMKLYQQVGVSPLSGCIPVLATMPVLMSLFFLFPNLIELRQKPFLWANDLSTYDAFIKLPFSLPFAGDHISLFTLFMTASSLAYAWYNNQMTPATAQPNTPINMKALSYVFPLMFMFVLNSFPAGLTFYYFVSNVVTIAQQQLIRRFVNEDKIRAVLDENKRKFERGEGGKKSKFQDILQRSLQQADEARKQAEEAKKRAEQRNKKKD, encoded by the coding sequence ATGGATCGTAATCAAGTAATTGGAATTGTGTTGATTCTGGTGATGCTGCTGGGCTATCAACTCTTAGTACCAAAGCCGCAGCCGGAGAAAGAACCAGAAAAGAAAAGCATGCAGTCGCAGCCGTCAAAAGCCGCGGTTCAACAGGCTGAAAAAGCCCTTGATAGTACAACGGCCAAGGCGCTGTACGGTGATTTTGCTTCTGCGGCCATCGGTCAATCCCAGAATCTGGTGGTTGAAAACGCCGACATTCGCCTGACTTTTAGTACAAAAGGAGGCCAGGTTACCTCGGCCCTGCTGAAAAAGTATAAAACCTACGATGGCAAGCCTTTGGTGCTATTTGACGAAAAGAGTTCAAGCATGGTTCTGGAACTGCCAACCAGACGAGGTATTGTCAATCTGTCCAATCTGTTTTTTAGCACGGATACGCCCGCACAGACAATGGTTCAGGGTAACGCCCAGAAAGTAACATTCCGCCTGGCGTTAGCGGGTAACCAAACGATTGAGCAGACGTATACCATTCCGGCGGAAGGCTACGCCGTTGAGTATGATCTGAAGCTGTCGAATCTGGATGGAACCGTTACGAACGACAACGTTCGGTTTGCCTGGCAGGATAAAATGCGGCAGCTTGAAAATGATCTGAACGAGAACCGGAAAGAAGCAACCATCCATTACCTGACTGCCGACGAAAATTTTGAAGAGCTGCCGAAAGATGCCACGGGCAACCGTGAGCAGGTAGTAGAAGAGCCAGTTCAATGGTATTCCATCAAACATAAATACTTCTTAGCCAGCTTTATCGCTAAAAATAGCGCTTTCCCAACGGCTACGTTCAAAACGCTGGTAGATCCAACCGACAGCTCGGTAGTTAAAACGGCCATTGCGAACATAACGCTTCCGATGACGGATATCAAAGGCGGAAAAGGAGCCTATCGTTTCTTTTTCGGACCAAACGATTATCAATTGCTGAGTGACGTAGCTCCCGAATTTGACCGGAACGTTTATTTGGGTTACGCTTTCCTGAAGCCAATTAATAAATACTTCTTTGTGCCGGTATTTAACCTGCTGGAAACATTCATCAGCAATTACGGCGTATTGATTATTGTGCTCGTATTGTTCGTGAAGCTTCTGCTGACGCCTTTGACCTATCGCTCCTACATGAGCATGGCTAAAATGCGTTTGCTGGCACCGGAAATGGCCGAAATCAAAGAAAAAGTAGGCGATGACATGGCCAAAATGCAGTCGGAGCAGATGAAACTCTATCAACAGGTAGGTGTTAGTCCACTAAGTGGCTGTATTCCGGTACTGGCAACCATGCCCGTGTTGATGTCGTTGTTTTTCCTGTTTCCGAACCTGATTGAACTACGTCAGAAACCATTCCTGTGGGCCAATGACTTATCGACCTACGATGCATTTATCAAATTGCCGTTTAGTTTGCCTTTCGCTGGAGATCACATTAGCTTATTTACCTTGTTTATGACGGCGTCCAGCTTGGCGTATGCCTGGTACAACAACCAGATGACACCAGCCACGGCGCAACCGAATACCCCCATTAACATGAAAGCGTTAAGCTACGTCTTCCCGTTGATGTTCATGTTTGTGTTGAACTCGTTCCCGGCAGGTTTAACGTTCTATTACTTCGTTTCCAACGTTGTAACGATCGCGCAACAGCAGTTAATTCGTCGCTTTGTGAATGAAGACAAGATCCGCGCCGTACTAGACGAGAATAAACGGAAGTTTGAGCGGGGCGAAGGAGGTAAGAAATCGAAATTCCAGGATATCTTGCAACGTTCATTACAGCAGGCTGACGAAGCGCGTAAACAGGCCGAAGAAGCCAAAAAACGGGCCGAACAGCGGAACAAGAAGAAAGACTAA
- a CDS encoding DUF1304 domain-containing protein, with translation MNIITMLVIAAIALLHLYILWIEMFAWTTQGKKTFKSLPPDLFEKTKALAANQGLYNGFLSAGLIWSLLISDPVWSDHVATFFLSCVLVAGIYGALTAQKSIFFVQGLPALIGLVLVLLF, from the coding sequence ATGAACATCATTACTATGCTCGTTATTGCTGCCATTGCCCTGCTGCATCTTTATATTCTTTGGATTGAGATGTTTGCCTGGACTACGCAAGGCAAAAAAACGTTTAAATCACTCCCGCCGGATTTGTTCGAAAAAACAAAAGCCCTGGCAGCGAACCAGGGCCTTTACAATGGATTTTTGTCAGCCGGACTAATCTGGTCTCTGCTGATTAGCGATCCCGTTTGGAGCGATCACGTAGCCACTTTTTTTCTCAGCTGTGTGCTTGTCGCTGGTATTTACGGGGCTTTAACGGCGCAAAAAAGCATCTTTTTCGTGCAGGGGCTCCCCGCTCTTATTGGGCTCGTTCTTGTTCTTTTGTTCTAA
- a CDS encoding bifunctional riboflavin kinase/FAD synthetase: MNVYHGIDTFQPLSYAVVTSGTFDGVHLGHQKILNRLTEIARANKGQTVVLTYWPHPRTVVSNDSLDLKLLSTLDEKIELLEKAGVDNLVVIPFTRSFSELTSAEFIQQILIDRIGTKKLVIGYDHRFGRHREGGFDYIRSHAHEYGFEVEEIPRQDIDAVGVSSSKIRGALLEGALRTATQFLGRPYSLTGTIVKGRQLGRTIGYPTANIQVDDPVKLIPANGVYAVDVIYRDQLLKGAMNIGTRPTVAGINRTIEVYIFDFNLDIYGEHLTVHLRHYLRPELKFNGLPELVEQMKMDVEQAKLLLQ; the protein is encoded by the coding sequence ATGAACGTTTACCACGGTATTGATACGTTTCAGCCACTTTCTTACGCTGTTGTAACCAGTGGCACTTTTGACGGCGTCCATTTAGGTCACCAGAAAATACTCAACCGGCTTACTGAAATTGCTCGCGCGAACAAGGGCCAAACCGTTGTGCTGACGTATTGGCCGCACCCGCGCACGGTGGTTTCCAACGACAGCCTGGATTTGAAATTACTGTCTACATTAGACGAAAAAATAGAGTTGCTAGAAAAGGCCGGCGTGGATAACCTGGTGGTCATTCCGTTTACGCGGTCGTTTTCCGAATTAACCTCGGCTGAATTCATCCAGCAAATTTTGATTGATCGAATTGGGACGAAGAAGCTAGTGATTGGCTACGATCACCGCTTCGGGCGCCACCGAGAAGGGGGCTTCGACTATATCCGCAGTCATGCACACGAATATGGCTTCGAAGTAGAAGAGATTCCCCGCCAAGACATTGATGCGGTCGGCGTTAGCTCTTCAAAAATTAGAGGGGCGTTGCTGGAAGGCGCCCTTCGCACGGCTACGCAGTTTTTAGGGCGCCCTTACAGTCTGACTGGAACCATCGTTAAAGGTCGCCAATTAGGCCGTACCATCGGGTATCCAACGGCCAACATTCAGGTAGACGACCCGGTTAAGTTAATTCCTGCTAACGGCGTATACGCGGTTGATGTCATTTACCGGGACCAGCTTTTGAAAGGAGCCATGAATATCGGAACCCGACCCACCGTTGCTGGCATCAATCGAACTATCGAGGTGTATATCTTTGACTTTAATCTGGATATTTACGGGGAGCACTTGACGGTTCACCTTCGTCACTATCTTCGGCCTGAACTCAAGTTCAATGGTCTGCCCGAATTGGTCGAGCAAATGAAAATGGACGTGGAGCAGGCGAAACTCTTGCTTCAGTAA